A portion of the Glycine max cultivar Williams 82 chromosome 10, Glycine_max_v4.0, whole genome shotgun sequence genome contains these proteins:
- the LOC100796149 gene encoding RING-H2 finger protein ATL70 has protein sequence MNNTTDSGFLGSNNTSGFGMGIGISIGILLLITTITLTSYFCTRSQVPTPPRRRTTSNSNPQFLEPHHTIVDVGLDEATIMNYPKMLYSEAKLRKFDSTSTSCSICLGDYKGSDFLRVLPDCDHVFHLKCIDPWLRLHPTCPLCRTSPIPTPLSTPLAEVVPLATRRD, from the coding sequence ATGAACAACACAACCGATTCCGGATTCCTCGGCTCCAACAACACAAGTGGCTTTGGCATGGGGATAGGAATCTCAATTGGAATTCTTCTCCTCATCACAACCATCACACTCACCTCCTACTTCTGCACAAGATCACAAGTGCCAACTCCTCCAAGGAGAAGAACAACAAGTAATTCCAACCCACAATTCCTTGAGCCACACCACACAATAGTTGATGTTGGCCTAGATGAAGCCACAATCATGAACTACCCCAAGATGCTCTACTCTGAAGCCAAACTAAGGAAATTTGATTCCACTTCAACAAGCTGCTCCATATGTCTTGGAGATTACAAAGGTTCTGATTTTCTAAGGGTGTTGCCTGATTGTGACCATGTCTTCCACCTTAAGTGCATTGACCCTTGGTTGAGGCTGCATCCAACATGTCCTCTCTGCAGAACATCTCCAATTCCAACACCTCTGTCAACTCCTCTGGCTGAAGTGGTCCCTTTAGCAACCAGGCGAGATTAA